One region of Coleofasciculus sp. FACHB-T130 genomic DNA includes:
- a CDS encoding glycosyltransferase family 4 protein, translated as MKILMLSSTFPYPPTRGGTQVRTFNLLKYLKSSHAITLITQRSGDVTDEEIKGLQEWVDELVVFSRPRENSQGGVLGKLRRFSTFLQEGTPPSVLSLYSPEIQKWVDEAVAAGKFEAITCEHCVNEIYVRPEWRRKDGKTSALRTLVNIHSSVYGTCKNQLETGTSEKPLRDKLNLPLLRRYEQRYCSKFSAIVVTTEEDKQQIQEFNPNAQIQVIPNGVDFTQFPMRSADPGGHRLIFVGAMDNTPNIDAVRFFSLEVFPEVQKRYPDATLELVGARPGTEVVDLGKRPGITVTGRVPSMAEYLHKSCVCVVPMRTGFGIKNKTLEAMAAGVPVVGSDRGLEGLAVDGESVPLRALRANRMEEYVDAIAKLFEDANLREQLSKNARSLIETEYTWESAGSRYEQVLHSP; from the coding sequence ATGAAGATTTTAATGCTCTCTTCCACCTTTCCCTATCCGCCAACACGGGGGGGAACGCAAGTAAGGACGTTTAATTTACTCAAGTATCTCAAGTCTAGCCATGCAATTACTCTAATTACGCAGCGCAGTGGAGATGTTACGGACGAAGAAATAAAAGGACTACAAGAGTGGGTGGACGAGTTGGTGGTTTTTTCTCGTCCACGGGAAAATTCTCAAGGAGGAGTGTTGGGGAAACTGCGGCGCTTCAGTACGTTTTTGCAGGAGGGAACACCCCCCAGCGTGCTGTCTCTCTACTCGCCAGAGATTCAGAAATGGGTGGATGAAGCAGTTGCTGCTGGCAAGTTTGAGGCGATTACTTGCGAACATTGCGTGAATGAAATCTATGTGCGCCCTGAGTGGCGGCGCAAGGATGGGAAAACCTCAGCGCTGCGGACGCTGGTAAATATTCATAGTTCTGTCTACGGGACGTGTAAGAACCAGCTAGAAACGGGGACATCTGAGAAGCCATTACGAGACAAGCTGAATTTGCCGCTGTTGCGCCGCTATGAGCAGCGCTACTGTTCTAAATTTTCGGCAATTGTGGTGACGACGGAGGAAGATAAGCAACAAATTCAGGAATTTAATCCCAACGCCCAAATTCAGGTGATTCCGAATGGGGTAGATTTTACTCAGTTTCCCATGCGTTCTGCCGATCCGGGAGGACACCGATTAATTTTTGTTGGGGCGATGGATAACACGCCGAATATTGATGCGGTGCGCTTTTTTAGTTTGGAGGTGTTCCCGGAGGTTCAGAAGCGATATCCGGATGCGACGCTGGAATTGGTGGGCGCTCGTCCTGGAACGGAAGTTGTAGATTTAGGGAAGCGTCCTGGGATTACGGTTACGGGGCGTGTACCTTCAATGGCAGAGTATTTGCACAAGTCTTGCGTCTGCGTGGTGCCGATGCGGACAGGATTTGGGATCAAAAATAAAACGTTGGAGGCAATGGCAGCTGGGGTGCCCGTAGTGGGCAGCGATCGCGGTTTGGAAGGATTAGCGGTGGACGGGGAAAGCGTGCCGTTACGCGCGTTACGGGCTAATCGGATGGAAGAGTATGTGGATGCGATCGCTAAGTTGTTTGAAGATGCGAATCTTAGAGAGCAGTTATCGAAAAATGCGCGATCGCTCATCGAAACAGAATACACCTGGGAAAGCGCCGGATCTCGTTATGAACAGGTGCTGCATTCACCTTAA
- a CDS encoding pentapeptide repeat-containing protein, protein MAQNFSGQNLRGRCFIGQDLRGVNFSNADIRGADFSNAILTGANFSRVKGGLRSPWLILLLGVILLVAATILDSLVNKITTNAAVTGQAIADVAELLTVSLGAMLILPGVVLGARILAKTSISKISAKRAIRIGTLTQFGLGTAILALALSSVTLNKVENILDDPYSERFIPLFLEGDVYIGKLAALIGILAGASAVSTVKASRPDRIKLLNISAIAALLGGCLGIFFEIPKLYEYASGIIFIIELFVLIAIPVIILLTILTLVNLFITDPTQRLKLLLMLFSMIVAFKNAGLNGFDHLFYLFFVFLHTLFGVIPIKLGRITTLVPLISFVIALFIGGLFHFNLDDYYVTSVILVPIGFLCGYAITFATSHTSFSGADLTDANFTQAKLQNTDFTEARIDNTIFIEAKF, encoded by the coding sequence ATGGCTCAAAATTTCTCTGGTCAAAACCTCCGAGGACGCTGTTTTATAGGTCAAGACCTTAGAGGTGTAAACTTCAGCAATGCTGATATCCGAGGTGCAGATTTCAGCAACGCTATTCTCACAGGTGCTAATTTCAGCCGCGTTAAAGGAGGACTGCGATCGCCTTGGTTAATCTTGCTCTTAGGCGTTATTCTACTGGTTGCGGCTACTATTTTAGATAGTTTAGTGAATAAAATCACAACAAATGCTGCGGTTACTGGTCAAGCCATCGCAGATGTAGCGGAGCTGTTAACGGTATCTTTAGGAGCAATGTTAATCCTACCTGGGGTTGTTCTAGGGGCAAGAATTTTAGCTAAAACTTCTATTAGCAAGATTAGTGCAAAAAGAGCAATTAGGATAGGGACCCTGACGCAATTTGGGCTGGGTACTGCTATCCTGGCTCTGGCGCTTAGTTCAGTTACCTTAAATAAAGTAGAGAATATTTTAGATGACCCCTACTCAGAAAGGTTTATTCCTTTATTTTTGGAGGGTGACGTGTATATAGGAAAGCTTGCTGCTCTAATTGGAATTCTCGCTGGAGCCAGCGCCGTTTCAACAGTCAAAGCAAGCCGTCCAGATAGGATTAAATTGTTAAACATCAGCGCGATCGCGGCTTTATTAGGTGGGTGTTTAGGGATTTTCTTTGAAATTCCAAAATTATATGAATATGCGTCAGGAATAATTTTTATAATTGAATTATTTGTATTAATAGCGATTCCCGTCATCATACTATTAACTATTTTAACATTAGTTAACTTATTCATAACCGATCCAACGCAAAGATTAAAATTGCTATTAATGTTATTTTCAATGATAGTAGCATTTAAAAATGCTGGTTTGAATGGATTCGACCATCTATTTTATCTATTTTTTGTCTTCCTGCATACCCTATTTGGAGTTATTCCCATAAAATTAGGGAGAATTACTACACTTGTACCGTTGATAAGTTTTGTTATCGCCCTTTTCATTGGGGGCTTATTCCATTTTAATTTGGATGATTATTATGTGACTTCTGTAATCTTAGTGCCTATAGGCTTTCTGTGTGGCTATGCCATCACCTTTGCTACAAGCCACACAAGCTTTAGCGGCGCAGATTTAACTGATGCCAATTTTACTCAAGCAAAACTCCAAAATACTGATTTCACAGAAGCCAGGATTGACAATACAATTTTTATAGAAGCCAAGTTTTAA
- a CDS encoding SufS family cysteine desulfurase, whose translation MTLTKDRTLADKVRADFPILHQEVNGKPLVYLDNAATSQKPLAVLNAIRDYYEQYNSNVHRGVHTLSAKATDAYEGARDKVAAFVNAASRQEIIYTRNASEAINLIAYSWGMNNLQREDEIILSVMEHHSNLIPWQFVAQRTGAVLKFVELTPDGIFDLEHFKSLISDKTKLVSTVYVSNTLGCINPVKSITEIAHKYGAKVLIDACQAAPHMVLDVQAVDCDWLVASGHKMCAPTGIGFLYGKLDLLRSMPPFLGGGEMIADVFLDHATYADLPHKFEAGTPSIGEAIALGAAVDYLSAIGMHNIHTYEAELTAYLFQQLQQIPEIKTYGPQPTSTGEGRAALAAFTAGDVHPHDLSTILDQAGIAIRAGHHCTQPLHRYLKVQSTARASLYFYNTREEIDVFIASLKEAVEFFGSIFG comes from the coding sequence ATGACTCTTACCAAAGATAGAACACTCGCCGATAAAGTCCGTGCAGATTTCCCAATTCTGCACCAAGAAGTCAACGGCAAACCCCTAGTTTATCTAGACAATGCCGCCACATCCCAAAAACCTCTAGCGGTGCTAAACGCCATTCGGGATTACTATGAGCAGTACAATTCAAACGTACACCGGGGCGTTCACACCCTTAGCGCCAAAGCCACAGACGCCTACGAAGGTGCTAGAGACAAAGTTGCTGCTTTCGTAAATGCTGCTTCGCGCCAGGAAATTATCTACACCCGCAATGCGTCAGAAGCGATTAACCTAATCGCTTACAGTTGGGGAATGAACAATTTGCAGCGAGAGGATGAAATCATCCTCTCCGTAATGGAACACCATAGCAATCTAATTCCTTGGCAGTTCGTGGCGCAAAGAACAGGCGCGGTGCTGAAGTTTGTAGAACTAACGCCAGACGGAATTTTTGATTTAGAACACTTCAAATCTCTAATTTCCGACAAAACCAAACTGGTTAGCACCGTTTATGTTTCTAACACATTGGGATGTATTAACCCAGTTAAATCGATAACCGAAATCGCTCACAAATACGGTGCCAAAGTCTTAATTGACGCTTGCCAAGCTGCACCTCACATGGTGTTAGACGTGCAAGCGGTAGACTGCGATTGGCTAGTCGCCTCCGGTCACAAAATGTGCGCCCCAACTGGGATTGGCTTCCTCTACGGTAAGCTAGACCTACTGCGTTCCATGCCTCCCTTCTTAGGTGGTGGGGAGATGATCGCCGATGTATTTCTCGACCATGCTACTTATGCAGATTTACCGCATAAGTTTGAAGCCGGAACGCCATCAATTGGGGAAGCGATCGCGCTTGGTGCAGCGGTAGATTATCTTAGTGCCATTGGTATGCACAATATCCATACCTACGAAGCCGAATTAACAGCTTATCTCTTCCAACAGTTGCAGCAAATCCCAGAAATCAAAACTTATGGGCCACAACCCACCAGCACCGGAGAAGGTAGAGCCGCACTCGCTGCATTCACCGCTGGAGATGTCCACCCTCACGACTTATCCACCATTTTAGATCAAGCTGGCATCGCCATTCGCGCCGGACACCACTGCACCCAACCTCTACACCGTTACTTAAAAGTACAATCTACTGCACGGGCAAGTTTGTATTTCTACAACACCCGCGAAGAGATTGACGTTTTCATCGCATCTTTGAAGGAAGCTGTCGAATTTTTTGGCAGTATTTTCGGCTAA
- a CDS encoding TspO/MBR family protein, with the protein MVIKSWMVIGGVTLLVAMGSNIITPNDVKWFKRLQRPRWITFEPLIPLIWTVVFICGGWSAYIVWERTKNWGLMAFYLLVEIAIVAYNPMMLRLRSLKVGTLIGAIGSVLGLILALTVLPISGWASLLLVPYVLWSPVGTFTTWKMMQLNPDDA; encoded by the coding sequence ATGGTTATTAAATCTTGGATGGTGATTGGGGGCGTGACTCTTTTAGTGGCGATGGGGAGTAACATCATTACGCCAAATGATGTTAAGTGGTTCAAACGCCTGCAACGACCCAGGTGGATAACTTTTGAGCCATTAATTCCACTCATCTGGACAGTCGTTTTTATTTGCGGTGGTTGGTCAGCATATATCGTTTGGGAACGCACCAAAAATTGGGGACTAATGGCGTTCTATCTTTTAGTAGAAATTGCAATTGTCGCCTACAACCCAATGATGTTGAGGTTACGCAGTCTCAAAGTTGGCACGCTTATTGGCGCAATTGGTTCCGTTTTAGGTCTAATTCTGGCACTAACAGTCTTACCAATTTCCGGCTGGGCGTCTCTGTTGCTAGTTCCCTATGTGTTATGGAGTCCGGTTGGAACTTTTACCACCTGGAAAATGATGCAGCTTAATCCTGACGATGCTTAG